TTCTGGAGCGCTTCCGGGAGATCCGCGTGGATGACGTCCAGCCGGTGGGGCTGAACGCGCTGGTGGCCGACGGCGTTCAGACGGAGCGGAGTCGCCTCGATATGGCGTCGGTGTTCTTTCAAAGCCATCGGCTGAGTGATGCGCGGAGCGCTCTCGCGCCCCTGCTGGAAACCGAAGCCCCGCCGACGCGCGCCCTGCTGATTTCGGGCCGGATCGCGGCAGCCGAAGGGCGCTATGAGGCGGCGCGCGACCAACTTGATCTCGCCCTGCAACTGGAGAATCTTCGCAATGAAAACCTGGCCACCGCGGAAGATTTTGCGGCGCTGGGTGCGGCCCTGGCCGAGTTGGGCGCGCGTGATGCGGCGGTGGAGGCGCTCAAGAAATCGATAGCGCTCAATCCTTATGACACCGCCGGAACCGGACCTTCCGTACTGTTGCTGGAACTGCTCGCGGCCACCGACCCAAGACCGACCGAGTACTACACCCTGCTGGAATCACGACTACCCGCCTCAAGGACGGATACTCGGGGTCGCGTTGAGCTAGCGCGATGGCTGGAGAGAAAGGGCGAAAGGGAAGCGGCGCTGCGCTGGTACAAATCCGCCGCGGCGATCCGGCCCGACTGGATCGAGGCGCATCAGGCCCTGGCGCCCCTGGCGGAATCCCTCGGCAACCACGGTCTCGCCTGCGCCTCCTATCGCATTCAATTGCTGAAGCAGCCGGAAAACCTGCGAATCCAGCAACGGATCGCTGTTTGTGAAGCCGCGCTGAGAAACAGCGAGGAAAGCGTGGCCCACGTCGAAAATGTCAAAGCGCAATAACCTCGGGGAGTGAAACGATGTACAGAACCATGACACTTGTTTTTTTTGTTCTCTTCGCCGGTTGCGGGCCCTCCGAGAATGAATCGATGACGCAATCGGTGCGCCTTCGTTTCGTGCCCGGCTCGGCACCGTCGAGCCCTATGGAATCCAGCTCCGGCGCGGTATGGTCTTCCTTCTCGCCCCCGCCCATCCCGGGCGCCGCCTACGTGATGCTCAATGGTCGCGCCGCTTTGGGCGACAAGTTTCCGGTTGGTCACCGGAATGAACCCGCGCTCTTCGAGATCCGGCTTGTGGACGGCGACGACAGCCACCTTGCTCTGGAACTGCTCTTTGACGGGGGCACGAAATTGATCGACGTGAAGCGAGACTCGCCCGAGGAAGTCATGGTCGGTGGAGTAGCGTACCGCATCAATTACCCGTCTATAGAGGTATCCTCTGCCGAAGGCAAGTCGACGACGAACAAGGCGATGATCGTGGTCACGAAATCGAAATCGTGACCGTAACGCGGGACACCGCAGCCTGCTTGCCGCGCGCGAATTCAAGACGAGGTATGTCGGATCATTAAGCCCGAACCCGGTATGAGGGGTGGTATAAGATGCGAAGGCCCACGCCTTTGCAGTATCATGTCCGGCGAGCAACCGAAAGGAGAGGGGACCTGACGGGTCACCCGCTTCGCTGCGGGCCTCGCTCCGCTCCCCGCATGCATGTTCTCGATTATCGAAACCAATCGCCTGTCCGAAGGCCTCACGGAAGTTGAGGTCAGTGCGCCGCTTATTGCCAATGCCGCGAAGCCGGGCAATTTTGTTCTGGTTCGCGGCGATGAGTATGGCGAGCGCATCCCGCTTACGATTGCAGATTCCAGCCCCGCCCGGGGCAGCATCACACTGGTGATGCAGGAAATCGGCAAGGGAACCAAGGCCCTGGGCGCTTTTCAGCCGGGCCAGGCTTACCTCGATGTGGTGGGTCCGCTGGGGAAGAACACGGAAATTCACGGTCCGGGGAAAACGATCTGCTGCGTGTGCGGCGGCGTCGGCCTGGCGCCCATGTTCCCCCAGATGAAGGCGCACCACGCGGCGGGCAATCGCGTCATTTCCATTCTGGGTGCGCGCGACGCCTCCATCCTGTTCTGGCAGGAGAAAGTGGAGGCGATCAGCGATCAGGTTTTCTATACCACGGACAACGGCTCGTTCGGTCGCAAGGGTTTCGCCACCCAGGTACTGGACGAACTGATCACCGGCGGCGAGCACATCGACGAGGTGATCGCCATCGGCCCGGTACCCCACATGAAGGCGGTCACCGATTGCTGCAAGAAGCACGGTGTGCCGGTCATCGTGAGCCTGAACCCCATCATGGTGGATGGCACGGGCATGTGCGGCGGCTGCCGCGTGAGCGTGGACGGTCAGGTGCGCTATGCCTGCGTGGATGGTCCGGAGTTTGACGGCGCGCTGGTAGATTTCGACGAACTCATCCTGCGCCAGCGCACCTACAAGCCCCAGGAGGCCGACGCGAATGCCGGAGTGGCGCCGCACCGGGAAGAAAATCACGCCTGCCGCTTTGAACAGCGCATCCAGGAAATGGTGGATGAGCTGGAGGCGGCGAAGCCGAAGTACAATACGAACTACTTTGAGGAAGCTTCCGCCCTCTTTGTACTCCATACGGTTGCGGAGTTGATGAAGCGGCGGAGCAACTTTGATGAAGTCACGCCGACCTTTTCGCCGGAGGAGGCCCTGGCCGAAGCGCAGCGCTGCCGCTGCTGCGAATCGGCCACCTGTATCGACGGTTGCCCGGTTGGCGTGAACATCCGGGACTTCATCTGGTCGATTCAGAAGGGCGACATCGCGGAAGCGGCCCGCATCCTGAAGAACAAGAACAATCTCCCTGCGGTTTGTGGTCGAGTCTGCCCTCAGGAGACCCAGTGCGAAAAACACTGTGTGCTGGCAAAGACGGGCAAGGAGCCTGTGGCGATTGGCAAGCTGGAGCGCTTCGTGGCCGACTGGGAGGCGGAGCATGTTCCGTCCAAAGTGCCGTATGTTGCCCCGCGGGGCCAGAAGGTGGCCGTCATCGGGTGTGGGCCGGGCGGCTTGACCTGTGCGGGCGATCTGGCGCGACTGGGCTATGAAGTCACGATTTACGAGGCCTTCCACGACACAGGCGGTGTCCTTCGCTACGGCATTCCCGAATTCCGACTGCCCAAGGCCATCGTGGATCGGGAAGTGAACTATATCAAGAGCCTGGGCGTGCATATCGAGCTCAACATGGTCATCGGGAAGGTGCTCACGATTGAGGGGCTGTTCGAGAGCGGCTATGAGTCGGTGTTTATCGCCGTGGGCGCGGGTGCCCCCATGTTTATCGGCGTGCCCGGCGAGAATCTGGTCGGTGTTTACAGCGCCAACGAGTTCCTCACCCGCGTCAATCTCATGAAGGCCTACCGCTTTGGCGAGTACCAGACCCCCGTTATCGTGGGTAATCATATTGCCGTGGTGGGCGCGGGCAATGTGGCCATGGACGCGGCCCGTGTCGCGGTGCGGCTGGGCGCGAAGCGCGTGACGATCATTTATCGCCGCTCTGAAGTGGAGATTCCGGCGCGCGCCGAGGAGGTGCGTCACGCCCGGGAAGAGGGCGTATTTTTCCAGTTGCTCACCGCCCCGGTCCGCATTGTGGGCGATGCGGAAGGCCGCGTCTGCGCGATGGAGTGCATGCGGATGGCGCTGGGCGAACCCGACGCATCGGGGCGACGCCGACCGGTGCCGGTGCCGAATAGTGAATTCACGATCGACTGCGACATGGTCATCCCGGCGCTGGGCTCCCAGGCGAACCCGCTGCTCACCGGAAATACGGAAGGCATCCACTTGAACAAGTGGGGAAATATTGTGGCGGATCCCGTCACCGGGGCCACCAACCTGCCCGGCGTCTACGCGGGTGGCGACATCGTCACCGGCGCGGCCACGGTCATCGAGGCCATGGGCGCGGGCAAGCGCGCGGCGGAGGCTATCGATGCTTACCTGCGTGCGCGAACTGGAAACGCGACACTGGTCTGAGCACCGCCCCTGCCGCGCGGGACAAACCCGCACGGCGGGGTTTGACACGATATAAGAGCGGAACGCCTTGCGTCCACCGGTGTTTTCTCCCCCAGGGAGCATTGGGCGGTTTTCGCAAGGCGTTCAGCCTTTATTCTTGGTGCTTCTCAGGAACTGGCGCCTCCCCCCGCCGGGGCGCCTTCACCCTGCTGCGATTTCAAAAGCTCCAGCCGGTCGGTCCACTGTCGATTGCCCGGCTCAAGTTCGGCGGCTTTCTGAATCGAAGTGATCGCGGCATCGAGATTCCCCAGTGCGGCATGGGCCTGGGACAGGGTATCCTGGACGTTGGCGCTGTTGGGTGCGGACACAGCGGCCTCCTGAGCGAGTTTCAACGCCTCTTCAAGATTCTTGTTGGAAGTGATGTAACGCATCGCGAGGTTGTTCTTCGCCGCGATCATGTCCGGCGCGAGGCTGATAGCCCGCTTGTAGTTCTCCTCGGCGAGCTCCGCCACGCCACTGACATCATAGACCATCCCAAGACGGAACAGCAGGTCCGCGGTGACGTCGGGCCGTTTGGCGAGCTCTTCCAGGATGCTCCGCGACTGGTCGCGGTAGGCGGTATTCTTGAGCCGATCCGAAAGCTGATACCAGGCAAGTGCGAGGGCGCCGCGCTCGTCGAGCGACTCCGTCGGAACGAGCGCCGCGGCTTCATTCAACCACCGTGCGGCCGTGGCTTCGTCTTGGATAACGAGGGTGGCGAGTTCGACCCACGCCATCCGAAATACCGGCTCGGCGAGACGGGGACGAAGCAGATTCTCAGCCTCTTCAACGCGACCGCCCGCGATGAACGCCTGGGCCTGGCGTGTAACCACCATGGGATTGTCAGGAGATTCCTCGGCATAGGTCTTTATGGTCTCCAAGGCTTCGGAGGATTGACCTAACTGGATCTGGGCATTGGCGATCATGAAGTCTGCGGACTGAGCGCCGAGGGGTGCTCGACGGCGCCACTCCTGGGAAGCGGCCAGGGCCTCGGTCCAATTACCCGCCGCCGCATAGGCCTGCGCAGCCAAGACGGCCGGCTCGACGGCCTCGGGAAACTCGCGCATGGACCGGGAGGCCACCTCCGCGGCTTCCGCGTGGCGGTTCAGCGCGCTGTAGATACGCACCAGTTGAGTTTCCAGGAGCAAATAGCGGCTCTGATCGGCGATTCGCTTGAAATCCGACGCGAGCCCGGCCAGGTCTCCGGCATTCTTGTCGATGGATTCGAGGGCCTGAACGGCGTCTTTGAACTGTCCGGGGTTCTCAAACATCGACAGGACGAACGGAAGCGCTTGATTGTTGTCGAGGAGTTTTTGAATCAAGGGAACCTGGGCGCTTAAGTCTTTGATCGCGGAATCTTCCGGGCATGCCGCACTGGCGTCGGCGATGCGCCGCACAGCCGCGGCGG
This sequence is a window from Candidatus Hydrogenedentota bacterium. Protein-coding genes within it:
- the gltA gene encoding NADPH-dependent glutamate synthase, translating into MFSIIETNRLSEGLTEVEVSAPLIANAAKPGNFVLVRGDEYGERIPLTIADSSPARGSITLVMQEIGKGTKALGAFQPGQAYLDVVGPLGKNTEIHGPGKTICCVCGGVGLAPMFPQMKAHHAAGNRVISILGARDASILFWQEKVEAISDQVFYTTDNGSFGRKGFATQVLDELITGGEHIDEVIAIGPVPHMKAVTDCCKKHGVPVIVSLNPIMVDGTGMCGGCRVSVDGQVRYACVDGPEFDGALVDFDELILRQRTYKPQEADANAGVAPHREENHACRFEQRIQEMVDELEAAKPKYNTNYFEEASALFVLHTVAELMKRRSNFDEVTPTFSPEEALAEAQRCRCCESATCIDGCPVGVNIRDFIWSIQKGDIAEAARILKNKNNLPAVCGRVCPQETQCEKHCVLAKTGKEPVAIGKLERFVADWEAEHVPSKVPYVAPRGQKVAVIGCGPGGLTCAGDLARLGYEVTIYEAFHDTGGVLRYGIPEFRLPKAIVDREVNYIKSLGVHIELNMVIGKVLTIEGLFESGYESVFIAVGAGAPMFIGVPGENLVGVYSANEFLTRVNLMKAYRFGEYQTPVIVGNHIAVVGAGNVAMDAARVAVRLGAKRVTIIYRRSEVEIPARAEEVRHAREEGVFFQLLTAPVRIVGDAEGRVCAMECMRMALGEPDASGRRRPVPVPNSEFTIDCDMVIPALGSQANPLLTGNTEGIHLNKWGNIVADPVTGATNLPGVYAGGDIVTGAATVIEAMGAGKRAAEAIDAYLRARTGNATLV